A genomic region of Methanofollis fontis contains the following coding sequences:
- the metG gene encoding methionine--tRNA ligase, translating to MSGKPLLVTCGLPYTNGSCHIGHLRTYVPADFYVRYLRRCGEDVVFVCGSDNHGTPIVISAEAEGVTPRELAERYHDHFDATFRRMGVVFDHFGMTDGETNHARTQSLVGALIENGYVYSERIQQSFCNHCNRFLPDRYVEGICPYCGAEARGDECDRGCGRHLEPGEIKNPVCKTCGSPAEMREQEHFFFRLSEFRQYLLDYLDTLQGTSNARNYAIGWVRDELHDWCITRTLDWGVQFPGRDDLVVYVWVDAPIGYISFTEEWAEKTGNDWRRYWSGDGEITHFIGSDIIYHHCIFWPALLHGAGYGSPYAVVASGMVKIDDQKFSKSRGYVVWTNEDYLDQGLPADYLRYYLLCYTSHTKELNFSWQVFQERVNAEIVNTLGNFLYRTLHFAHKFFGGVPDATAGEDVRNEIERTLGTVEKAVREYEFKNAVDAVMTLAAYGNTYIQNTAPWKLVKTDEPAAQQVIADCLQIAKALILLIEPVMPESAVRAWEMLGFDDGMSSCRFGDALVPLPAGPLPRPSPLFERIEDDRLKTLEQTLKGRVAEARKREQKVEESVPEISIDDFAAMELRVGRVLSAEAVKGSKKLLKLQVDLGDEQRQVVSGISLFYAPEDLVGTSVVMIANLKPAKIFGIESRGMILAAGDEASLLVPLRDVAPGTRIR from the coding sequence ATGAGTGGCAAACCCTTGCTGGTGACATGCGGGCTTCCCTATACAAATGGCTCATGTCACATCGGGCATCTGCGGACCTATGTTCCTGCCGATTTTTATGTCAGGTACCTCCGCCGCTGTGGAGAAGATGTGGTGTTTGTCTGCGGTTCAGACAACCATGGCACGCCGATCGTGATCAGTGCCGAGGCCGAGGGCGTGACACCGCGGGAACTGGCAGAACGCTACCATGACCACTTCGATGCGACCTTCCGGCGGATGGGTGTCGTCTTTGATCACTTCGGGATGACCGACGGCGAGACAAACCATGCCAGGACACAGTCGCTGGTGGGAGCCCTCATCGAGAACGGATATGTCTACTCGGAACGGATCCAGCAGAGTTTCTGCAACCATTGCAACCGTTTCCTGCCTGACCGCTATGTGGAAGGGATATGCCCCTATTGCGGTGCCGAGGCGCGCGGTGACGAGTGCGACCGGGGCTGCGGCCGCCATCTTGAACCCGGCGAGATTAAAAACCCGGTCTGCAAGACCTGCGGTTCACCTGCCGAGATGCGGGAGCAGGAGCACTTTTTCTTCAGGCTCAGCGAGTTCCGCCAGTACCTGCTTGACTATCTTGATACCCTTCAGGGCACATCGAATGCCCGCAACTATGCCATCGGCTGGGTGAGGGACGAGCTCCATGACTGGTGTATCACCCGCACGCTCGACTGGGGGGTGCAGTTTCCAGGGAGGGACGACCTTGTGGTGTATGTCTGGGTCGACGCCCCCATCGGCTACATCTCCTTCACAGAGGAATGGGCTGAAAAGACCGGGAACGACTGGCGCCGTTACTGGAGTGGAGACGGCGAGATCACCCATTTCATCGGGAGCGACATCATTTATCACCACTGCATCTTCTGGCCTGCCCTGCTGCATGGTGCGGGCTATGGCAGTCCATATGCTGTGGTCGCATCTGGCATGGTGAAGATCGATGACCAGAAGTTTTCGAAATCCCGGGGCTATGTCGTCTGGACAAATGAGGATTATCTCGATCAGGGCCTCCCCGCCGACTACCTCCGCTACTATCTCCTCTGCTATACGAGCCATACAAAGGAGTTGAACTTCTCCTGGCAGGTCTTCCAGGAGCGTGTCAATGCCGAGATCGTCAATACGCTGGGCAACTTCCTCTATCGCACCCTGCACTTCGCCCATAAGTTCTTCGGAGGTGTACCGGATGCGACGGCGGGGGAGGACGTCCGCAACGAGATCGAGCGTACCCTGGGGACTGTCGAGAAGGCCGTCAGGGAATATGAGTTCAAGAATGCCGTCGATGCCGTAATGACGCTTGCTGCCTATGGCAACACCTACATCCAGAACACCGCTCCCTGGAAGCTGGTCAAGACCGACGAACCGGCGGCGCAGCAGGTGATCGCCGACTGCCTCCAGATTGCAAAGGCCCTGATACTCCTTATCGAACCGGTGATGCCGGAATCGGCGGTGCGAGCATGGGAGATGCTCGGCTTTGACGACGGTATGTCCAGCTGCCGGTTTGGTGACGCTCTCGTTCCCCTGCCGGCGGGCCCACTCCCCCGCCCGTCCCCCTTGTTTGAGCGGATCGAGGACGACCGTCTGAAGACGCTGGAGCAGACCCTCAAGGGCCGCGTCGCTGAGGCCAGAAAACGGGAGCAGAAGGTCGAAGAGAGCGTCCCGGAGATTTCGATCGACGATTTTGCGGCGATGGAACTCAGGGTCGGGCGTGTGCTCTCTGCCGAGGCGGTCAAGGGATCGAAGAAACTGCTCAAACTGCAGGTGGACCTTGGCGATGAACAACGGCAGGTCGTCTCGGGCATCTCCCTGTTTTATGCCCCCGAAGACCTCGTCGGAACGAGCGTCGTGATGATTGCAAACCTCAAACCGGCAAAGATCTTCGGGATCGAGAGTCGGGGCATGATACTTGCAGCCGGTGACGAGGCCTCCCTGCTCGTGCCGCTCAGGGACGTCGCACCCGGCACCCGTATCAGGTAA